The genome window ttcttcctcttctgtgCTGTAGAGGTTAAAACAAATTGActgttgtactttttaaaattgcagcTCCAAACACTCAGAACCACCATCACATCTTTCCAGACCATTTCTTATGGAAACTTATGATGGGAAAACACGGAAAAGAGTGGAGCGGGACTCACTGACGTACTTAAAAGTTGGAGCTAAAGTTGAGATCCTTCCCTCACTAGAAGTGGAGCCATGACACACCAACCCGATGCCGTCCACACGCCAACGAGAGACCTGCACCATCAGCACTAATCAGACCCGTGTCAGTGACTTTTCAGCTGATTCATTAAGTTGAATCGCCATTGGTCCTGTAGGTAAAACAGACCACTCCATAGTATTAAGAACGCCAgtgcagtttgtcttttttggaCATATCCTCATTAGAAATAGCTATAAAGTGTTGTTTTGTGGTGAACAATAGTTGTGTGAAATTGGTGAGCTAACGCTTTGTTTACGGTTTTTCATACGAGCTCCCAGATCTTCCCTTTTCTCTACTTCTGATGAAACATGTACCACTACATGTATGTCGGCTCTGCGGTGTGTTCAAGTGCGACTGGACGGCCCAGATAAAGGTCGAGCTGATGAAGACTACTTCACATGTCCACCAGTGAGGGGACAAttaattttccctttaaaacaggaaacaaaatggAGTTTCATAACCAATTTTCCTCAGAATGAAGAAGCTACTTGGATAAGTgaggaaatgttttaaagtaacAAGAAAAGAAGTGGAGTTGCTGTGACTCAAAATTTTGAACCTGGACAACTGAGAATCATCAATTCACTGAGCTCTATGAAAACCAGGTTCTGGATTTACAGATGTTACAGTGAGTCTGTTTTAGACTTTATACAGAATTTGCTAACAGTAAggaaaatatagaaaatcaCTGGGCTTGTCTTCAAGGTCTGTGATGTGAACATAGCCTAAATTGTGCAGCCTTCCTACTACACCCCCAGGCGGTGCATATCTCCAGGACTAGACACCCAGCGAagtcttctctctgtccttctccctGGCTCTGACAGGAAGGCCAACAGCCACCAAATGTGTCTCTTCAGTGGTGTAGCAGgtcttcattttctctgtggTCCTCCATAGCCCAGGGGTTTAGACCTCTACCAGAGACCATCAGTTATGTTTCTACAGAAACAATCTCTGTCCCCACAGCATGGTGGGCTACATCAGAGCGTTGAGGTGTCCAGAGTGTCCTACAGAGTTCAGCATCAAGGCTCTCTGGTCCAacacctccctctctctgcctagAGCTGCCCTTTCCTGCTCCACCATGGCTCTATCCTGCTCCACTGCTGCCCTCTCCCTCTCCAACCACAGCCTCTCTGCCTGCACTGCCGCCCGCTCTCTCTCCACGGccgccctctctctctccaccatctccctctccctctctagCACCGCTCTTTCCCTCTCCACCACATCCCactccctctccaatccccctAATGCCCCCTCACATGCATCCGAGCCGCGCTGGTTCTGCTCCGCAGCATCCCCGAATGCCTCCTGTCCGTACtctgaggaggagggtggaggagggggaggggcaGGCCGGGGCCTGTTTCTGGGCGAAGGGTCGGGATGCTGCTCATCATCCTGGGTGACGGGGGTGAGGAGGGGGGCACTGTTTGCCAGGCGGCCATCCATGGCTTCATTCATCAGGTTAAACCACGGCCAGGAGGACGCACCTTCTGCTACATTCTCCATCCCCACGGGAGGATACTTCAGGTCCTGGGGGGGGCGCATATTTTCAGAATATTaccaaactgaaaatgaatgaggtaaattaacaaacaaaacaaacatgtagtAGAAATAACCCCTGACAGATTAAACGGTCAGAAATTATTACCCTGTAAAGTAGAAGCACCTTGTCAGATCATGATTTGCAGCCAAACCTGCTCAAAATTTTGCAGAATGGCTCTGTGAGGATTTACTGGAGCCCAGTGTGttgacattttcactgtttaccTGGACTATTCCACAAGGCTGATGAGCCAAGCAGCAGCTAAAACATCTGAAAATCCTTGAAGATTATCACATTCGTTCGTTATTTATCGTCGCAACATTGTGTTGTTTAATGCCCAATTATAAACATACTATTTGTTCTTGTTAATATCTGACAGATATGACAGACACAGATATGATTTTTCCAAAAGGATGATAAATGAGACTAATCACTGGTATGTAACACAACTTTGTGTCCTCAGGTTTAGTATCTGAAATCTCTTGTCAGTATGCAACATTTGTTAATTCTACATGCAGCAGGATGGAAGTGTGACTGTTGGTTTCAATGTTCATTCTGAGGTAGCAGGGCAAAGGAACATCTACAACTACCTATTTAAAAGCTTCTGGCTCTACGAGGAAAAGGTGCAACTCTAGGCTTCCCACATGCTCTAAATACGTCTGTCTTTATATTCTGTCTGGGGTCCACATGTAGACTGGATGTTGCACTTTGTTGGGTTGGAATTTTCTGACAGAAGACCAATATATACCAACACCAGACTTCTACCTAATCTAAAGCATGAATGTGGATGTTAATGAACAGATCACCTTGTATCTCCTCTTCAGATTGTCCCATTTCTTTGCCATCTGGTAGGTTGACACCTTCCCCTGGAGCCCAAGCTCCTTTAGGATTGCCCTTAACACACAGTGAGGACAGACTCCATAAATGTCAGGATGGCTTCAGTCAGAGGTCCCCTGTGGGACAACATTCAGCTGtataacagtgtgtgtcttACTTCCACGCAGCTTTAGCGGCATTTCTCCTGCCAGTGAACAACGCCTCATTAGCAGCTCGAAGTTTAATCATCTTCCTGGTGTCTTGATCTGTCACTGTGACAGTAGCACAAAAGTGGAGAGGGAGAAATCATCAGAGAGAGATGTACAGACAAGCTCACTTAAAGGTGATAAATGTGCGTATTTGACATTTTCCCACTGACAATTTTAATGTAAAGCTGAACAACCTAGAAGAGCCGGTCTTACTTTTATAAGAGAGGTCAGAGGGTGTTGAACACTCTTCTCCACTGGCATCGATGTATGTGATGCTCCCATCGGCCCCTGCGTTGTCTCCTCCCACCATACTCTCCAGCTCTGACACACTGCTCCTCTCTGCAATTATGCAGTCTCTGTCggggggaggaggagatgaGCCGAAGACCCCGTCCTCCTCATTGGTCCAGATGGGTGTCACTCTGGGAGCTTTCCCTGCCAGGCGTCCCTCTAGAGCATCATTCATGAGCTGGAACCAGGGCCACGAGGCTGGGTTAGTCTGGTTCTCCATCCCCCGAGGAGGAAATTTCAGATCCTGTAGAAACATAGACACACGGGGAAGAGAAATCATTAAACTATAAATGCAAGTTCTCTGACAGTCACCACAGATCGCCAGACAAACTTTTTTGGGGTACTCACCTTAAATTTGGTCTTCAGGTTGTCCCACTTCTTGGCGACCTGGTCAGGGGTTATCTTCCCTGTCAGGCCCATCTCCTTCACTATTCCTCTGTaggcaaaacaaaactaataaatgtcGTAAAGAGAAATGTCTCAGTCAGAGACAAAGAAGAACAtaaattacaaacttcatagaaAAACTAAGATGTTCTGTCAGGTATAAATGACCTCTGCTTCAGTTTAGAGCTGGACAGTGTCTCATTATGGTCATTTTAGTGCAGATTATCATCTAGGATTCTTTTTTGTCATTACtgcttttgttaattttaaaacagagaATGAATATAAACCCTTTGCAAAATGTACAGAGTCAGACAAAGTTGTTCGTACAATATCAACTTTTTCCCcaagttattttacctccaGGCTGGCTTAGCAGTGTTTCTCCTCCCAGTAAACAGCGACTCATTAGCGGCTCGGAGCTCAATCAGCCGTCTGGTGTCTTCTTCTGTCACTGTAACAGTGGACACTCAATGATCAGCCGAGAGtatttttgtcttaaaaaagaGAAGTGGTTTAACATAGCGCATAGACGCTGAAGGGCACAATCTAATATAAGCATTTGAATCACAAACACATGCCTCTTCAGAAAGTTTCATATACTGTAGGTATAGTTTTCCAACAACTCTTACATTTGTAGGTGAACTCTGCACTCCGTTGCAGTTCTCCCAGAGCTGCGGATCCATTTTTCTCCTCGTTATCAACCAGCAGGTCCATCTCCGACTCAGTCAGAAACTCAGCCATTCCACCTCGGCTCCGGCGAGCTCGTTTCTTGGGCGTTGGCGACAGCGGTTCACAgtcctcatcttcatcctccacGACAGGAGTGAGGATGGGTGCAGCTCCTATGAATCGTCCCTCCATGGCATCGTTCATTCGGTAAAACCAGGGCCAGGAGCTGGGGTTTGTCTCCACGCCTCGAGCAGGAAACTTCAGCTCCTGGTAGAGACAGGGACACCAACTCCTGTTAACCATGAATCACAGGGACATCACTGCATttctacattattttttaatttaaactttgacCTAATGATGACCCAAgattgttaatattaataaaatgtgctaACAGGCAATTTCTGGCCCCAGTCTGTAAAATCCATAAACATCAGATTGTGTGCAAGAACCTTTTCAGAGTTTTATCCTAAACCTctaatttttgttaaatacattttgtacacAAGTACAGTTTATGGCAAACCCCCCAattgtaaggaaaaaaaaaatgtcaaaagttttACATCTGCTTGTGGCCTTTTTTAGTGTTCTTACAGTTATCCAAGAAATACTGTTCACGGAATAATATCAGGTTAAATAACTAAACTAACTTAACTCCAGGTTTGAGTCAGAAAAGTTAATGACATTATTTGGAAACTGGGTAAAGGTTATTGCAAGTTATCAATTTTCACCTGCTGaatatattaaattatgaaGCTTTTTAAGCTCACAGATTAGTCAGTTTTTCAAAAAACTCACAAGTTAGTTGTGTCACAATTAGCTTTGAGACATCATCGTTTTTGACT of Channa argus isolate prfri chromosome 23, Channa argus male v1.0, whole genome shotgun sequence contains these proteins:
- the LOC137108581 gene encoding uncharacterized protein isoform X3, whose protein sequence is MITMDSSLNSPLHHFPENSYKMTEDDVKRLIEFRASNETLFTGKRNSAKIAWSTILKGLGLEGKLTADQIAKKWDNLRTKYKDLKQPYQGQDNIGGVVESWPWFHIMDEAMQGRLYNSNLVLSPDTTGNTGHRGNSQPNQNQENTDILEFLIKTEMEDTVSAETAEDDGTVHTGAPPAEGVPMGWRRMSECSYKMTEPETERMIKLRAANEALFTGRKHSAKPAWRAILYELGLQGKLTTDQLAKKWDNLKRRYKELKFPARGVETNPSSWPWFYRMNDAMEGRFIGAAPILTPVVEDEDEDCEPLSPTPKKRARRSRGGMAEFLTESEMDLLVDNEEKNGSAALGELQRSAEFTYKLTEEDTRRLIELRAANESLFTGRRNTAKPAWRGIVKEMGLTGKITPDQVAKKWDNLKTKFKDLKFPPRGMENQTNPASWPWFQLMNDALEGRLAGKAPRVTPIWTNEEDGVFGSSPPPPDRDCIIAERSSVSELESMVGGDNAGADGSITYIDASGEECSTPSDLSYKMTDQDTRKMIKLRAANEALFTGRRNAAKAAWKAILKELGLQGKVSTYQMAKKWDNLKRRYKFGNILKICAPPRT
- the LOC137108581 gene encoding uncharacterized protein isoform X2; this translates as MDEAMQGRLYNSNLVLSPDTTGNTGHRGNSQPNQNQENTDILEFLIKTEMEDTVSAETAEDDGTVHTGAPPAEGVPMGWRRMSECSYKMTEPETERMIKLRAANEALFTGRKHSAKPAWRAILYELGLQGKLTTDQLAKKWDNLKRRYKELKFPARGVETNPSSWPWFYRMNDAMEGRFIGAAPILTPVVEDEDEDCEPLSPTPKKRARRSRGGMAEFLTESEMDLLVDNEEKNGSAALGELQRSAEFTYKLTEEDTRRLIELRAANESLFTGRRNTAKPAWRGIVKEMGLTGKITPDQVAKKWDNLKTKFKDLKFPPRGMENQTNPASWPWFQLMNDALEGRLAGKAPRVTPIWTNEEDGVFGSSPPPPDRDCIIAERSSVSELESMVGGDNAGADGSITYIDASGEECSTPSDLSYKMTDQDTRKMIKLRAANEALFTGRRNAAKAAWKAILKELGLQGKVSTYQMAKKWDNLKRRYKDLKYPPVGMENVAEGASSWPWFNLMNEAMDGRLANSAPLLTPVTQDDEQHPDPSPRNRPRPAPPPPPPSSSEYGQEAFGDAAEQNQRGSDACEGALGGLEREWDVVERERAVLEREREMVERERAAVERERAAVQAERLWLERERAAVEQDRAMVEQERAALGREREVLDQRALMLNSVGHSGHLNALM
- the LOC137108581 gene encoding uncharacterized protein isoform X1; this encodes MITMDSSLNSPLHHFPENSYKMTEDDVKRLIEFRASNETLFTGKRNSAKIAWSTILKGLGLEGKLTADQIAKKWDNLRTKYKDLKQPYQGQDNIGGVVESWPWFHIMDEAMQGRLYNSNLVLSPDTTGNTGHRGNSQPNQNQENTDILEFLIKTEMEDTVSAETAEDDGTVHTGAPPAEGVPMGWRRMSECSYKMTEPETERMIKLRAANEALFTGRKHSAKPAWRAILYELGLQGKLTTDQLAKKWDNLKRRYKELKFPARGVETNPSSWPWFYRMNDAMEGRFIGAAPILTPVVEDEDEDCEPLSPTPKKRARRSRGGMAEFLTESEMDLLVDNEEKNGSAALGELQRSAEFTYKLTEEDTRRLIELRAANESLFTGRRNTAKPAWRGIVKEMGLTGKITPDQVAKKWDNLKTKFKDLKFPPRGMENQTNPASWPWFQLMNDALEGRLAGKAPRVTPIWTNEEDGVFGSSPPPPDRDCIIAERSSVSELESMVGGDNAGADGSITYIDASGEECSTPSDLSYKMTDQDTRKMIKLRAANEALFTGRRNAAKAAWKAILKELGLQGKVSTYQMAKKWDNLKRRYKDLKYPPVGMENVAEGASSWPWFNLMNEAMDGRLANSAPLLTPVTQDDEQHPDPSPRNRPRPAPPPPPPSSSEYGQEAFGDAAEQNQRGSDACEGALGGLEREWDVVERERAVLEREREMVERERAAVERERAAVQAERLWLERERAAVEQDRAMVEQERAALGREREVLDQRALMLNSVGHSGHLNALM